A single Pygocentrus nattereri isolate fPygNat1 chromosome 28, fPygNat1.pri, whole genome shotgun sequence DNA region contains:
- the tmco1 gene encoding calcium load-activated calcium channel, translating to MSTMFADTILIVFISVCTALLAEGITWVLVYRTEKYKRLKAEVEKQSKKLEKKKETITESAGRQQKKKIERQEEKLKNNNRDLSMVRMKSMFAIGFCFTALMGMFNSIFDGRVVAKLPFVPLSYIQGLSHRNLLGEDYTDCSFIFLYILCTMSIRQNIQKMLGLAPSRAATKQAGGFLGPPPQAAKFS from the exons ATGAGTACTATGTTCGCAGACACAATACTTATTGTTTTCATATCTGTTTGCACGGCACTGCTGGCCGAAG GTATAACATGGGTGTTAGTGTACCGGACAGAGAAGTACAAGAGGCTCAAGGCtgaagtagaaaaacaaagcaaaaagt tggagaagaagaaagagacgATCACAGAATCTGCTGGGCGTcaacagaagaagaagatcG AAAGACAGGAGGAGAAACTCAAGAACAATAACAGAGACCTATCAATG GTACGAATGAAGTCCATGTTCGCAATTGGCTTCTGTTTTACAGCGTTAATGGGCATGTTTAATTCTAT cTTTGATGGACGAGTTGTAGCAAAGCTTCCGTTTGTCCCTTTGTCTTACATCCAAGGTCTCTCTCACCGTAACCTTTTGGGCGAAGATTACACTGACTGTTCCTTCATCTTTCTTTACATCTTGTGTACCATGTCCATTCGACAG AACATCCAGAAAATGCTGGGTCTGGCTCCATCTCGTGCTGCCACCAAACAAGCTGGAGGATTTTTGGGACCCCCACCACAAGCAGCCAAGTTCTCTTAA